ATGCCACTAGCCACGATCATGGCAAAGAAGATAAGAGATTTTGTGTTCAACTCCATAGTATGCAGGTTTGGTATCCCTTACAAGCTCATTTCAGACATTGGAAAACAATTTGATAGTAAGGAGTTAAGGAAGCTCTGTGAAGACTTAAAGATTAAAAAAGACTTCGCCGCGGTTTATCATCCACAGAGTAATGGTCAGACAGAAGccataaaaaaaatcataaaacataCCTTGAAGGCAAAGTTAGAAGAAAAGAAAGGGGATTGACCAGAAGAAATGCCTATGGTCCTTTGGTCTTACAACACGACACCTAGGACGACCACAGGTGAAACCCCTTTTCTGCTGACCTACGGTATGAGGCCATGGTTCCCGTGGAGGTAGGAGCAGGATCTCTACAGAGAGATGTGTTCGTCGAGGAGAATGCAGAAGTTAACCAGAGGCTCCACTTGGATCTGTTAGATGAAGCCCGGGCAAATGCTCAATTGAAGCTCGCTGCATACCAACAGAGGGTCGCAAGGTATTTCAATAAAAAAGTAAAACCCATACCGTTCAAGGTTGGAGACCTCGTGTTGCGAAAGGTTATGCCTAACACTAAGATAGCTCAGCACGGGgtgcttggagctaattgggaaggaccgtacaaaGTCAAAGCTATACTCTGGAAAGGGACCTATCGCTTAGAAGATCTAGATGGTAAACTTATTCCTCGAGCATGGAATGCAGAACATTTGCGgaagtattatcagtagggtgtGGTTGTGCCCCCTTTATTTCCTTGTTTTAATTCTTATGTAATAGGctagtagcaaataaattcctcctagcctcGGGGGTAGTACACATGACTGCGAACCTCAGAACTAGCAGAAGGAAGAaatttttttcaaataatttccccatagagcatagtagccatgaGACTGGTGTAATTTACCCACTAGAGCGCATTATCAATAAAAGAGAAAAGTTACTTCAAAAGTTACTGTATTTGCTTAACATGAAAATTCTCACCTGAAAAATATCAATGGCGCGCCCTACAAAGAGGCGCGCCCTATCTGATAAACTCCTGCTTTATGATCATGAAAGACATAGTAGAAGAAAATAAATGCCCATGGTCAATAAGGCGCGCCTATTGGACCAATAAGTTAACTAAAATATGGCAAAGGTATTAATGGAAAGAAACACAATGATAAACTTTGAGATCGCACAAAAACCTATAAGGGCGCGCCATATAGTAACACACTCCATGGAAATATATGGTTGCCAAGGGGAAAATCAAAGTGACTTAACAAATTTTTGAGTAAAGATGAAATTAACGAGTCATACATGCAAGAATAAAAGAGTAGCAGAAAGAACAAGTCATATAACTTTGCACAACATCAAAAGAGGGCTGGCTCCCCATAACTATTTGAAATTTAAAACTGTAAATGATTAAGGCGCGCCTTGGGACTGGTCTGTTGGAGGAATAGATTGGAGAGGGACAGTTGGATCAACTTCAGGCGCGTCCTTGGAGACTTCCTCTTGAGGCGCAccctctccttcttcttcttcttccaatcCAAGCTCTACCCTCCTGGCCTTGATTTCAGTGGCATGCTCCTTTTTGAATTCCACCATCTCAGCAACAGTCTCCTCCCCAAACTTCTCAAAGGAATAGTCAGGATCATTGGCCACAAAGCCCACTCTGTAGAAGTGAAAACCATCGGAAAAAGCCTCATCAGATATCTCCCTCTTTTCATCAGTCCAGCCTAGCTTCTGTTGCTCCTCGAGATATTCAATCCTCAAGTTGGCTGCACCCAGCTCAGTGTGGAGAGAGTTAGCCTTTTTGTTGGCAATCTCCAGCTGGGAAGTAAGATTGGCCACCTCATCCTTGAGAAAAGAAATCTCAGAATCCTTAGCTTTAATGTCCTTGGCATGAAGAAAGTCTTTATCTTTGAGGGTGTTCCTCAAAATGTTGTTATCCCCCTGCAGCCTCTTCAGGTGCGCCCCCTCCTCCAGTAGCTTATCCACCACTCGAGTGGAGTGGATAAACAATTGGCAAGATGCCTTTATTGAAGCACGAGCTGCGTCTCCCAAATCCATGGCTTGCCATTGCTCCACTTCTTCATCTGAAACATGAAGAGAACCCATGGGGCCAAGAGCGTTCAGAGCAGCAGAAGAGATGGAAGGCGTGCCCTCTGTTTTTTGCCTCTTAGGCGCGCCCTGCTTTTCTGTGAGGTCGATGATGGGCCTCTTTTGAGCAGGTGCAGTTTGAGGGATGGAGGCAGAAGTTGGAACAGATGCCTGTGCAGCAGGAGCATCCTTCTTCGATTTGGGCCTAGGCTTATCACCAGGGCGCGCCCCAAAAGACTTAGGGATTCTTGGAGGAGCCATTTCTGCACAAGACATAAAGACATATTAGTTAAACATGACAGTCAAATATGTTGAACAATGCAGTAAATAGAAGCAATTGATAGAGACGACATTGATAAACATGAGTAAAATGCTACGCCTAGAGTAACCGGGCGCGTCTTAAAGACGCAGAAAGATAAAATGAACGAAAGTTTTTCTATCCGGTATGGCAATGAAAAGTTAACAAAAAGAAGTAAGATGCGCCAATAGTGAAAAGGCGCGCCCTTATATTCTACAGTTAATGAACCTGAAGGATCTTGGCCTTGTAGGGAGCCATCCTctgtttcttcttc
The sequence above is drawn from the Apium graveolens cultivar Ventura chromosome 2, ASM990537v1, whole genome shotgun sequence genome and encodes:
- the LOC141703668 gene encoding uncharacterized protein LOC141703668, with the protein product MVPVEVGAGSLQRDVFVEENAEVNQRLHLDLLDEARANAQLKLAAYQQRVARYFNKKVKPIPFKVGDLVLRKVMPNTKIAQHGVLGANWEGPYKVKAILWKGTYRLEDLDGKLIPRAWNAEHLRKYYQ